A stretch of DNA from Pan troglodytes isolate AG18354 chromosome 21, NHGRI_mPanTro3-v2.0_pri, whole genome shotgun sequence:
catgccattgcactccagcctaggtgacagagcaagactctgtctaaaagataaaaattaaaaaaaaaaaaaaaattctgggtagGCCAGGTACGgcggctcacgcctctaatcccaacaccttgggaggccaaaacaggcagattggagcagcctgggcaacatggcaaaaccccttctgtacaaaaaatacaaaaattagctggatgtagcacgtgcctatagtcccagctactcaggaaggctgaggtaggaagatcacttgagcccaggaggttgaggctgcagtgagctgtgattgtgccactgcactccagcattggtgacacagtgagaccctatctcaaaaaaaaaaaaaaattctgatcaaGTCTTCAAAACAACATAAAAGCAGCCTTAACTCTCCAAGCAGGGGCCCCTACCTCAGATAATTTCCATTGTATCTACCTGACAAAACCTATCTCCTGTCTTAGTGGTATCTGGAGAAATTTTAGGGTCTGGAAGTCCCTGATGAAGGACTGGAATTTGTCAGAATGGCTCAACCACCAGCTCTGTCCCCATCCCTGCCATAGGCCCTCCTCCCAACCCTGTCTGCCCAAGAACCATACGGAGAAACCACCCTACATATCTGGTGCTATTTCATCCATCTACAAGCAGGAGCCAGGAGGCTGGCCCCTCTTAGATCTCACTAGGGGCATCTTCCCAGAGGCTGTGTGGGCATGCGCCTGCTCCCACTGCGCCCCCTCCACAGCACCCTCTGGCTCTGGATGGGCCATCATGAAAGCTTGAGCGGCCCAGATCAGGTCCTCTTCCCGAACTCCTGGGACAGGCACGGTGGGGATGCCAGCGATCATCATAGCGAGGGTGAGGATGCAGATATCAGGCTGGGAGCTGGCCTCCTTccccactgcttcagagggtaccGGTAGAACCCGTGGTGACAGCCCACACAGCATCAGGGGCCTAGGCCTGCTGGGGCCACCCAGGTCAGGGGCTCTGCTTCTGGAGTAGCCACTGTCCCAGCCCAAGCTCTCCAGCTGCCTCACATGCGGGAATTTGTGGCAGTTTCGGCTGTATTCCTTCTGTAGTGTCTCCCAGCTAGTCCCCCCAGGGCAGCCCCTGGCTTGTGGCATTGCCAGGGCTGGGCCCCCGGCCTGGGCAGCAGGTGCCATCTGCTCAGCTTTCTGGCTCAGTGGGCCTGTTCCACCAGAGGCCACCACCACTGGCTCTACAGGACTACAGAGGCCAAGGGACAAGCCTGGAGAAGCAGCCCCACCTGCAGAgacaggaatgaaatggaacgttATTCTCAGTTCTTTGAGGAGGGGGCCCTGAGGGGCAGGGCATGGGAGCAGAGCTTGGGGGCGTAACTAAGACCAGCCCCAGCGGACTGTCTAGAGGTTG
This window harbors:
- the SPATA25 gene encoding spermatogenesis-associated protein 25: MSYFRTPQTHPGPLPSGQGGAASPGLSLGLCSPVEPVVVASGGTGPLSQKAEQMAPAAQAGGPALAMPQARGCPGGTSWETLQKEYSRNCHKFPHVRQLESLGWDSGYSRSRAPDLGGPSRPRPLMLCGLSPRVLPVPSEAVGKEASSQPDICILTLAMMIAGIPTVPVPGVREEDLIWAAQAFMMAHPEPEGAVEGAQWEQAHAHTASGKMPLVRSKRGQPPGSCL